Genomic window (Canis lupus dingo isolate Sandy chromosome 6, ASM325472v2, whole genome shotgun sequence):
GGAGCTGTCCAGGGCAGGCACGCCGGGAGGACGGACGTCTGGCCAACAGGAGAAACGGAGAGAAGCGAGCAAGGAGCAGAAAGTGCCCGGGAACGGGAGAAAGAGTGCACGACTTGCGATTCCTGCCTCAAAGGCCCTCAgcccagccaggtgtcccagcgATGGAGACGTGACCCCAAAACTTCAACAAAGAAGCAGCACAGGCCTAGGACCCGTCCTCTGAAAGCTTTGGTCGGTTCGACATGGGGACCAAACAACCCCAGAAAAGGACTCACGACAGCCACTCTCCATCAGGCATCCTCGGATGCACGTGGTCCCCTAGGGTGGCCCCAGGGCCTCCGCAGGACAAGGGAGTAAACCGGGCAAGAGAAAGAGGGGCCCGGCGGCGGGGCACAGCCAAGGGGGTCCTGGGAGGACTGGAGCCAAAGCTGGAGCTGCCCCTGGCCCGGCCACCCCGTGCGTGAGGCCCACAGACTAAGCAGCTACTGGACGCTGGACGGCTGAGCAACAGCCTCATGAGAAGGACCGGAGCCGTGCGGGCCCGTGTGCCGCCCCGAACAAAGCTCCGCagggacccccccgcccccaggtcaACAGGCCAGCTGACAGAGGCGGTTTGGAATCAGGGCAGTGGACGCCCCGTGAGCAGATGGTATCTGGGGTAGGAGTCGGGGTGAGGACGGGGCCGGTGCTGCCACAAGCCTTGGAGCCTGCACCCCGCGGACGCAGTCACAcggaaatggaattaaaaaaagagagtcagagggagTAAGACCAGAATGCTGGAGTTTGAGAGAACTTTGTGGCCAAGAAGACTGTAAAGGTGACTCCACTGACTTGGGAACCTAAGGGACAGGGGCCCCCGAAGGATGGgcagagttggggggggggtgggtgggcaacTTGGCAAAGCAGCCTGGGTGGGAAGCCAGTGAGGACATCAGAGCACAGGGGCGAGCGCCAGGGGGAGGACACAGTCTTTCCACAAGTGGCATCCAGGGCAGGCCTGCTGGGCGGGCAGGGAACACTCCAAAGCGCTCTTCTTGGCAAGATGAACACAGGAATATTGACCAGAGAGACAAAACGCCAGGTGGACAAAGATGAAGAGAGCAGGGCTCCGACTGTTGTCATGGGTCCCTTACAGACGATGCCGTTGAGggagcagggctggaggagggagggaatgtCCCCTCCTGCAGGATGTGCCGGTTGCGGGCCCTGTGTCACCCATTCACACGGGGCATGCGGGCAGCCTGTGATGAGCTTCCTCCGGAAACCCTGCTGCCgaggggggccgggggcagggaggcagagcaCGAGGAGGGCGGCAACCACAGCGCCCCCGTGAGGACGGAGGATGCTTGCTGGGGGCCGCGGGGGTCAGAGGGTGAGGCTGGCCACCCGGGTTCCCTGCTGGCCCCGAGGCCCACCTGAAGTCCTACCTGGGCTCCCCCGCTGAGCTGCCCCCGggtgcttctcctgctgcctcagGGCCTCCAGCCCCCCCAGGTCAGGCGGGTGGCAGTGGCCCCGCATCACCGTCACCCGCTGGCCCTGGGTGATGGCCCGGCTGCGGCAGCCCATGCGGGCCTGGTCCCGGCACGTCCAGTACACCTTCTCCCCCGCCGCCTTCTCCCGCCTGTACAGGAAGGACTCGTACACCAGGAAGCTGCCCCCCAGGGGGGTCCTCAAGAACTCAGGGCCTCCTGGGGAGAAAcgggagaggtgggtggggagggaagtgggAATTCCAGGTCTTGGGCCCCCTCCTACCTCCCTGGGCCGGCTCTGGGCCGGCAGGTGAAGGACTCACCCAGGTCCTTGTCCTGGTCCTCAGCGGGGGAtcctggcagggctgggggctgggctgggaggacTTTTGGGCGCTTTCTAGGCCGGGTTCTGCTGAGATTCAGGGTCCCGGGCCCCCTGCGGCAGAGCAGGCTGTCCACGCCTTGAGGCAGCTGGTCCGCCTGGCCCCCAGGCCCACCAGGCCTGGCCTGCAGCGTCTCCATGGCCTTCTCCTGCTGCCGCCGGGCCTCTAGGCCCTCCATGTCGGGCGGGTGGCAGTGGCCCCGCATCACGGTTACCCGCTGGCCCTGGGTGATGGCCCGGCTGCGGCAGCTGTGCAGTGCGTGGTCCCGGCATGTCCAGTACACCTTGTCCCCCACGGCCTTCTCCCGCTTGTAGAGGAAGGACTGGTGCACCAGGAAGCTGCCCCCATAGCATGTCCTTAGGAATTCCAGGGGGGGCCGGAGTTCTCCTGGAGGAGGAATCTAGGGCAGTCACGGCAGGCAGGCCGATAGGATAGGAGGccggggaggcagggggtgggcagcGTGCTTCCCCTCTATGGGGACATTTCCTGTAGCTTCCCCCAAGCGGGGCGTGCATGGGCCCCTGTGCATTCCCACTGACCCCCACCCACTGACCCAGGCAGGAGGTGCAGTTCCTCTCCTGGAGGTCAGTGGGCGAGGCCACAGCTCTCAGTGGGTAAACATCACATCCAAGCTCATGCACCCGGGAAGGACAAGCTGGCTTTGACTTCACAGCCTATGTGTTCAGTCACTctggtcattctttttttaggGTTTGTTTGaaacttttatctatttttgaatAACACATGGACACGCCATAAAATACAAATGGTGGCAAGAGACACGCAGTGAAAAACAAGtgtttccctccccctctccatccAGTACCCAGCACAGCAGCTGCCCTAAGTCCTTAAACCCTCGAATCTGGGTCAGGAGGGAGCCAGCGCTTGGGACTGAGCCCACCTCCCACTTGCTGGTAATAAAAGCCTCCAAGAAGCCTGCGGCTTCCAGGCACTCAGCGCCACCATCACGGGACTGGCGCTGAGCGCTTCCCGTGCATCACACATCTAATCTCTCTGGCATCTGAGCCATCCCTGACAAAGCTCCCGACACCCCAGAGGTTCAGCACATGTTCTGACACCAGGTGGGGCTGGGCTGTGACTTGGCCCTGGCCCAAAGCTCTCCCCTAGGCTGACCTTCCCGAACCTCATGGGTTACTAGGACTACCTGGGCCTGTTAAAACTCAGGTTTCTGGACCTCACACAAGATCATGCTAAATCAGAAAGTTCCAAAAGGACTTGGGGCCCCTGGTTCTATCCCATGGgcttaagatatatttatatcttttaaatatgatATCTTGACTTTGAGCACGTTAGAAAACCATGTGGGACCCCACATTTCCACCTGGGCACAGGAAAAGGCCCATGGGTACTCATTGGCCCCAGAGTGGAGCCCACGCGTGGGGCACTTACCGATCCCCAGTGTCGGGCGTTTCTTGGGGGGCAAGCTCAGCAGCGACAGGGCTCGTAGCCCCTCATCCTCCTCTGCAGCAGGCTTGCTCAGCACCAATGTGGGGGCAGGCTCTGGCTCCTCAGGGCACAGCCACGGGCCCACCCCCTCTAGCGGCTCTTCCACTCGGCCTCCTCCGGGACCCTCTGGGCCCCCCAAGCCTTCAGGCAGGGATGGGCTAGGCAGCTTCTGTCTCCGGCGCCGGGCCTCCAGGCCTTCCTCATCAGGTGGGTGGCAATGGCCCCGCATCACTGTGGCCCGGGGGCCTCGGGTGATGGCCCGGCCCCGGCAGCCCAGCTCACAGTGCTCACGGCACTTCCAGTACACCTTGTCCCCCACGGCCTTCTCCTGCTTGTATAGGAAGCACTCGAGCACCAGGAGGCGGCCCCCGAAAGGGGTCCTCAGGAACTCCAGGGGCTTGGGGGCTGCTGAGGGCAAGAGAGGGTGGGGTGAGCTGGGATGGAGCAAGGCTTCAGGTCCAGGGCATGGATGGGAGTGAGGGCGGATGCCCAGGGGTGATATCCTGAGATCATCACACCAGCCTAAGATGGTGTCCTGTGGTTAGCTCAGGTCAGGGATGGGACCCCAAGGCCGTCCCCCTAGAAAGGGGGTGCACAGAACCTCTGTCTGAGCATGTGAGGCCACAAAGAGGGCTGGGCCAGGAGCAGCAGCCTAGAACTCACCTGTGTCTGGCTTGCTGCGATACTGCTCAGGGGCCTGGAGGGTTGGCTGGACTGCCCCCACTTGCTCCTCCACTTGCAGGATCTGGGGCATCCTGGCCAGGGTGTCAGGGCCAGACATCTCCAGGGACACGACACAGTGTCCTCCTTCAGGCTGGGAGTCCACCCCATCCACGTTCTCTGTGGAGACTGTCAGCAGGACCAGTTTGGAGAACTCTTCAGGCTTCGTGGGGGCTGCGGGGACGACATCTGTGCCTGGTTCAGGGGACTCCGGGGACGGCTCCTGGCCAGCCTTCACACTCTCGCCCTTCTGCTCACTGGACTCTGGCAGGGGCATTCTGGGACGATGGCCTGTCCCGCAGGCCACGCTCAGGCCCTGGCAGAgggatttctcttcctcctcctcctcctccctggtggGGAACCTGGCAGTCCAGGAGCTCTGTCCTAAGGAGGGAAGCAAAATCCATCAGTGGAGGCACCTTTGGGCCTGGTGCTCAGGAAAATGGATGTGGGTGGAGGTCGAGGCAGATGCGGCTGCCTCAGGGCCTGGGCCTGACAGCACGGAGTGGGAGCACCCCGGGGGGTCGGGCTTCTGTGGGGCTGCCCCCATCTCCCGCAGCCCTGGCTCGGttacctccccacccaccctgcaccTTCCTGTCTGTAAGATGTGCTGCCTGCAGGGCTATCCAGGGGCTGCAGGACGGAGGCAGGGGGAACCCTGAGCTTCTACAAAGAGAGGCccgggggcagccctggtggctcagcggtttagcgcctgccttccgcccagggcatgatcctggagacccaggattgagtcccacatctggctccctgcatggagcctgcttctccctctgcctgtgtctctgcctctctctctctctctgtctctcatgaataaataaattaaaaatctttaaaaaagaacttatataacttaattaaaaaaaaaaaagagagagagagagaggcccggGAATGCTGGAGCTGTGCATGGTGGGATGTGTCTTCATGGGTTTTCCCATTTAACCTAGCCCCGTGTTACAAAAGCCGATCATTCCTGGTGACCCAATGTACAGATGAGGACACCGAGGCACACCAGGATGGCCAACAGCCCTGAAGCGCAGAGCTGGGTGGCTGGCCGAGGGGGATCCAGAGCCCGTCCCCTCACGGTACCTGGTGTGCCTCGTCCAGGATGACAGTAGCTGACCTTCCCGGGCACCAAGCATCAGACAAGAGCACCAGACATTAGCTCAGCCACGGACCCCCCCAGAAGGCCCGGTGGCCTTCATCCTGACACTGTGTCACAGGCACACTGAGCCGGGCACCCGCTGGCACACTGCACACCACGAAGGGGAAGCGTGGCTCCAGGAGGTGGCACTCTCTGGCCTCACAACGAGACCTGTCCCCCATCCCGGGCCAGAGGCCCTGGACCACCCAGCACTCGGGAGGTGCCGGGGCCCCGGGAGGGCAGTGACCTTGTGTGTGAGCCAGTGCTGGCGCTGCCTCAGCTGGGAGGCAACAGGGCCGCAGAGGTGTCCAGAGACTCCACAGTCACTCAGGGCTCCGTGGCTTCTGGCCTGGAGAAGCAAGCGGGACGTTATTATGCGGGTAGAGCTAGCCTGGAGACAGGCCCTGGGGTGTGGGGTGAACTTTTTTGCTTTCTTGCGGAACTGGGTGGTGGGTGAGTGGCTGGGTCTCTCCCAGCTCTCCTCAAGAGCCCAGAGGAAGACTGGGGCCTCCCTCACATTTCAGCTCTCCCTTTGTGAGGGGTCACCCTCATTTCCAAGTTCTGCTACTCCAATGCCCTCTAATCCCCTACTCCTGCACCGAAGTTCCCTGGTTGGAGCCCACATTCAGCTCCCCAAAGTCTGGTCAGCCTAAGGGCAGGGCTGCAGCGTCCCTGCCAAGACACAGCCACGCCGAGGGGTGCctcatccccgccccccccccccccagcagtcCACGCCTGCCCATCCCAGGCGTCTGGCCCATCCCCAGGGGTCGGGGTGCCGAGACTCCAGGAAATCTTCCCGTAACGGGACAGCTGATGGGGAGTCCCGGCTGGCCTGCCCTCCCGCATCAAGCCCTGGACGAGCCAAGCCCCGCTGCCCCCGCGGGCCCTGCGCGTCTGCCCCCCAGCCAGAGGCCGCGCCGCAGAGCCGCTCGggcgggaggccccgcccccggcccgccctgCCCCCGCGGATTGGCCGCGGCGCCCATCGCTCCGCCGGGAGCCCGCCCCTTGCTCGCGTGCCGGGGTCCCCACTTCCAGGTCCCCTGCACTGTCCAGTCCTGCAGACGCCCTCTGGGGTCCCCGCGGCCTCCGGCCGGGCGggcgcctccctccctcccgcagGAGGCCTCGGACACGTCGGGCCGGCCGGAGCGAGGCCGAGGCGCTGCTGTCCACACAGCGCGCACTCCTCCAGGCCTGGGCCCACCCCGCGGGGcgccggggggtgggggacgcTGCGGGGACTCCGACACGCCATCGGGTTCGGCCTCCTCGGCGCGGAGGGCGTTGGCGGGACCAAGAGCCCCCACACTCCCAGGGAACCGGGCCTGAGTCATGGGTACCTCGAGTCAGGAGACCGTGGAGTCTCAACTACAAGCTGTGCTTAAAAGGCTTCTAGGATCCACGCACCTCAAAGAATGGAAGGAGTTCCAGCGCGACAAACGAGCTATGGCCAACCCCCACCTGCAGAAAAGCGTGTGTCCAGCGGTGACCTAGAACGTGGATTGGACTGACCGTTACCATTCTCACCTATTAAAGGGCCCTGGGATGCAGATTGTCCCGTGACCACAAATCCTCCCATAAAGTACACAGGCCCCTTTGCAATGTGGTCTTGAATCTGGACTGGCTCCAGCCCAGATGGGTCGCTCCCGGGTGACTTGCTGAGTGTGGCAGAAGCAGGCTGTGGGGGTTTGGAAGTCCTCCCCCTCAGGCACCCGGCCCTGAGACTGCCCAGCTAGGAAGCTGTGGGAGAGGCCACACGCAGGGACGGAGGCACTGCCAGGCACCAAGGAAAATCATCCTGCACCGTTCAGTCCCGCAGGCCCCCCAGCTGAGGGTAGCTGCATGAAGGGGCCAGAAGAAACCAAGCCGGCCGGCGCCGATCCTGCGTGGTGGCCAGAGGAATGGCCTACCCATCTTCGAGAACACTGATCGGTGACagactgttattttaattttttattttattttttttaagttttttatttattttcagactgttattttaagccagtgATACCAGGGTCATTTATTACTCAGCAGTAACTGATATTCTTGGGTGAACTTGGTGGGTTTTGGCTTTTTGATGGATGGAATACTAAAGATTGTGAAACACACACCAAAGTGCCTTTGAACTTCATGTGCCATGCTACACAAATGTTAAATCCCTCAGTTGATCATGTTTAAAGGGCTGATAATTCAGtgagaataaaaatagtaagCACAAAGGATAGCAATGagaattatgtatttaaaaagtctGTAATGCAAAacgtaaaataagccagtcacaaaacacacacacacacacacacacacacacacacaaataaatgctctatgattccacttatgtgatgTCGCTATGCTTGTTAAATTCACAGAGGCAGAGTCAGGTGGTGgttgcagggtgggggtggggcggggagctGTTCAGTGGGTGTGGAGTTTCAATTTGGGATGATGATGAGGTTCTGGCagaggatggtggtgatggtggcacacCCGTGTGGGGTGCCTCATGCCAGCGAGCTGTGCACTTAGAATGATTCAAGTTGTAAATTTCTGCGATATGTATTTtaactctcacacacacacacacacacacacgcacacacctgtAACAAACTACATGTAGTAATGTTCCATTTACCGAACACCATGGGTGAATGAGGTTCTTCAAAAAAGGCAGATTTCAAACTAAAGTTACATCTCCATGATTCAGACTGTTACAATTTTATCTGTTTCACAGTTTACTCCTTGAGGGTGGATCTCTTCATAAGCTCTTACCACTCTTCACTATCTGGATGAAGCGCATACATATTTTATCCTGATTTGGAAATAAAAGGATATCCACCCAGATCCCCTGACACAGCCTCCACCCCTGCCTTGGGGCCCTTTCACCACCGTCTGTATCCTGCTGTCTTTGGTCACCAAACCTCTCTGCCTCCCGTAGTTCTTTGCATTGGGACCACCAAGGTTCTTCAGGCTCCTGTGTCCTCAAACACCTAACAAAAGCCCCTCCTTCCCTCAACAGTTTGACTTTGCAAGAACAGCCCACACCCCTTCCTTCTTACCCTGGCTGTCCGGGTCTGCCCGCCAGCTCTGCGGACACCACTCTCTTCTTCAGCCACCATGAGGATCAGTCCACACATCACCCCTCTGAACCATCTGCTCTGGCCTGTGCGTGGTCTACccgtgcaatggaatattattcggccatagCAAGAAATCAAGTTCTGGCAcgtgctacaatgtggatgaaccttgagaacatcaTGCTCAGGGAAAGAAGCCTGGCacaggagtgcctgagtggctcagatggttaagtgtttgccttctgctcagctaatccctgggacctgggatccagccccattttgggctcctggctcagcaggaagtctgcttctccctctctgctcctcccctgcttctgctctttctttctcaaatgaattaaaaaaaaaaaaaaaaaaaaagccagacacaaaagatacCATacatatgactccatttatatgacatgttCAGAACGTGCAAATCCACGGAGATGGAAAGTAGATGAGAGGTTGCATAGGACTGGGGAAGGGAAGATTAGGAAGTGTTGATGCTAAGGGGTGTGGGGCTtcttttggggtaatgaaaatgtaaaactgtTTGTGGTAATGGTTGTAATTGTAGGACTGTGAATACACTGGAAGCACTGAAGTCTACACTTGATAGGGGAGTTGTATGGTATgtaaatcatatctcaataaaacttagggaaaaaaatcctcatgGGGACTCAGGTCCGCAGGGTCACTTGGAtgaaaaatagttgttttttgttttgttttgttttgttttaagattttaaatgcttttaaagtaatctctgggacgcctgggtggctcagcagttgagcgtctgccttcatctctgggtgtgatcctagggtcgagtcccacatcaggctccttgcagggagcctgcttctccctctgcctatgtctttgcctctctttctttgtctctcatgaataaataaaatcttaaaaaataaataaagtaatctctacacccagtgtggggctcaaacttacaaccctgagatcaagaattgcaccCTCCACCAAAAACCAGTTTTCTACACCGCAAGCAAGCCTTTTGCTACTGCCCTTGGCTTCCGCATCATAGAAGAGGAGTGGCATGATTACATATGAGGATATTGTGTAAGTTGCTATTATATTgtaaaaactacataaaaatattttaaaaatatttattcatgagagagagagagagagaggcagagggagaagcaggctccctccagggagcctgacgtgggactcttccccagacccggggtcacgccctgaagcgaaggcagacgcttaaccactgagacccccaggcgtccctataaaaatatattttattttttaaatattttatttagggatccctgggtggcgcagcagtttggcacctgcctttggcccaggatgtgatcctggagacccgggatcgaatcccacgtcgggctcccggtgcatggagcctgcttctccctctgcctgtgtctctgcctgtctctgtgtgtgactatcataaataaataaaggcatgtgcatttaaaaaaaataaaaaaataaatattttatttatttattcatgagagacacacagagagagaggcagagacgcaggcagagggagaagcaggctccatgcagggagcccgacatgggactcgatcccgggtctccaggatcacatcctgggctgaatgcaggcgctaaaccgctgagccacccagggatccccctaaaaatatattttaaatgttaacctTTTACTACAACTTGCCCCTGATCCTGCCGCTCAGAGGCACAGCTCTTTCCACTCTTGGGTTAGAGCCCTCGGCGTACTTCGTGTTTTCTGCGGTGCACCCTGCGCTCACCGCGGTGTCTGCTATTTCACCCCCACTTCACCGagcagacgggggggggggggggggggggggggggcggtcggGAGGGATCGCACCCCCAGGTGACAGAGGCCCAGAGCGGGCACGCCCGCCGACCGCAGAAGCAGCGCTCCAGGAGGACACGAGGTGGCGATGTCGCTCCTCACGCTGATCGTGGGGGGAAATGACCTGCCGGACACAGACACAGACGCTTCCGAATCAAGAATTCGGGAGCTCTCCCACACGGCAGAAATAACTAAAGGTTTCCAAAAATGCTTGCATTTACAGGACTTACCAGTTAGATGGCAGACGCGGTTAACAAGGTCTGCAAATGCTATCTTTTGGAAGCTAAGGTTTTCCCAAGATACAAACCCCAGTCGGGCTCAGAccgccctctgcccccccccccccaagctctGCTCAAGGCCTCCAGTTCCCGCCTGCTTTTCAGTACtcgtggctttaaaaaaaaaaaaaagcaaaatcttagaTAACTAGTTAGAAATATCTCAAAGTGTTAAAAGTAGTAAGAACAGTGAATCTTTCTTTTTGCTCCTTacgttttcttttgttttctttttttttaagattttatttctttattcatgagagagagacagagaggcagagacacaggctgagggagaagcaggctccatgcagggagcctgacgtgggactcgatccggggtctccaggatcacgccctgggctgaaggcagcgctaaatctgGTGGAGACCTTCTCGAGCATGGCTTCCGTACCTTAGGAGAGCAAATACCAGACTTCTAAAAATCCCATCTGAGATTCCTTACGAA
Coding sequences:
- the FLYWCH1 gene encoding FLYWCH-type zinc finger-containing protein 1 isoform X1, translated to MPLPESSEQKGESVKAGQEPSPESPEPGTDVVPAAPTKPEEFSKLVLLTVSTENVDGVDSQPEGGHCVVSLEMSGPDTLARMPQILQVEEQVGAVQPTLQAPEQYRSKPDTAAPKPLEFLRTPFGGRLLVLECFLYKQEKAVGDKVYWKCREHCELGCRGRAITRGPRATVMRGHCHPPDEEGLEARRRRQKLPSPSLPEGLGGPEGPGGGRVEEPLEGVGPWLCPEEPEPAPTLVLSKPAAEEDEGLRALSLLSLPPKKRPTLGIGELRPPLEFLRTCYGGSFLVHQSFLYKREKAVGDKVYWTCRDHALHSCRSRAITQGQRVTVMRGHCHPPDMEGLEARRQQEKAMETLQARPGGPGGQADQLPQGVDSLLCRRGPGTLNLSRTRPRKRPKVLPAQPPALPGSPAEDQDKDLGGPEFLRTPLGGSFLVYESFLYRREKAAGEKVYWTCRDQARMGCRSRAITQGQRVTVMRGHCHPPDLGGLEALRQQEKHPGAAQRGSPGGPEFLRTPLGGSFLVYESFLYRREKAAGEKVYWTCRDQARMGCRSRAITQGQRVMVMRRHCHPPDLGGLEALRQREQIPSPAQREGSGALQPLEFLRTSLGGRFLVYESFLYRKEKAAGEKVYWMCRDQARLGCRSRAITQGQLVTVMRSHCHLPDLAGLEALRQRERLPSVAPQEDPEKVKLLPEVQLCVQPGSPESQQLCGLVNGTKLDSGAQ
- the FLYWCH1 gene encoding FLYWCH-type zinc finger-containing protein 1 isoform X2, translating into MPLPESSEQKGESVKAGQEPSPESPEPGTDVVPAAPTKPEEFSKLVLLTVSTENVDGVDSQPEGGHCVVSLEMSGPDTLARMPQILQVEEQVGAVQPTLQAPEQYRSKPDTAPKPLEFLRTPFGGRLLVLECFLYKQEKAVGDKVYWKCREHCELGCRGRAITRGPRATVMRGHCHPPDEEGLEARRRRQKLPSPSLPEGLGGPEGPGGGRVEEPLEGVGPWLCPEEPEPAPTLVLSKPAAEEDEGLRALSLLSLPPKKRPTLGIGELRPPLEFLRTCYGGSFLVHQSFLYKREKAVGDKVYWTCRDHALHSCRSRAITQGQRVTVMRGHCHPPDMEGLEARRQQEKAMETLQARPGGPGGQADQLPQGVDSLLCRRGPGTLNLSRTRPRKRPKVLPAQPPALPGSPAEDQDKDLGGPEFLRTPLGGSFLVYESFLYRREKAAGEKVYWTCRDQARMGCRSRAITQGQRVTVMRGHCHPPDLGGLEALRQQEKHPGAAQRGSPGGPEFLRTPLGGSFLVYESFLYRREKAAGEKVYWTCRDQARMGCRSRAITQGQRVMVMRRHCHPPDLGGLEALRQREQIPSPAQREGSGALQPLEFLRTSLGGRFLVYESFLYRKEKAAGEKVYWMCRDQARLGCRSRAITQGQLVTVMRSHCHLPDLAGLEALRQRERLPSVAPQEDPEKVKLLPEVQLCVQPGSPESQQLCGLVNGTKLDSGAQ
- the FLYWCH1 gene encoding FLYWCH-type zinc finger-containing protein 1 isoform X5, coding for MPLPESSEQKGESVKAGQEPSPESPEPGTDVVPAAPTKPEEFSKLVLLTVSTENVDGVDSQPEGGHCVVSLEMSGPDTLARMPQILQVEEQVGAVQPTLQAPEQYRSKPDTAPKPLEFLRTPFGGRLLVLECFLYKQEKAVGDKVYWKCREHCELGCRGRAITRGPRATVMRGHCHPPDEEGLEARRRRQKLPSPSLPEGLGGPEGPGGGRVEEPLEGVGPWLCPEEPEPAPTLVLSKPAAEEDEGLRALSLLSLPPKKRPTLGIGELRPPLEFLRTCYGGSFLVHQSFLYKREKAVGDKVYWTCRDHALHSCRSRAITQGQRVTVMRGHCHPPDMEGLEARRQQEKAMETLQARPGGPGGQADQLPQGVDSLLCRRGPGTLNLSRTRPRKRPKVLPAQPPALPGSPAEDQDKDLGGPEFLRTPLGGSFLVYESFLYRREKAAGEKVYWTCRDQARMGCRSRAITQGQRVTVMRGHCHPPDLGGLEALRQQEKHPGAAQRGSPGGPEFLRTPLGGSFLVYESFLYRREKAAGEKVYWTCRDQARMGCRSRAITQGQRVMVMRRHCHPPDLGGLEALRQREQIPSPAQREGSGALQPLEFLRTSLGGRFLVYESFLYRKEKAAGEKVYWMCRDQARLGCRSRAITQGQLVTVMRSHCHLPDLAGLEALRQRERLPSVAPQEDPEKVKLLPEVQLCVQPGSPESQQLCG
- the FLYWCH1 gene encoding FLYWCH-type zinc finger-containing protein 1 isoform X4 — encoded protein: MPLPESSEQKGESVKAGQEPSPESPEPGTDVVPAAPTKPEEFSKLVLLTVSTENVDGVDSQPEGGHCVVSLEMSGPDTLARMPQILQVEEQVGAVQPTLQAPEQYRSKPDTAAPKPLEFLRTPFGGRLLVLECFLYKQEKAVGDKVYWKCREHCELGCRGRAITRGPRATVMRGHCHPPDEEGLEARRRRQKLPSPSLPEGLGGPEGPGGGRVEEPLEGVGPWLCPEEPEPAPTLVLSKPAAEEDEGLRALSLLSLPPKKRPTLGIGELRPPLEFLRTCYGGSFLVHQSFLYKREKAVGDKVYWTCRDHALHSCRSRAITQGQRVTVMRGHCHPPDMEGLEARRQQEKAMETLQARPGGPGGQADQLPQGVDSLLCRRGPGTLNLSRTRPRKRPKVLPAQPPALPGSPAEDQDKDLGGPEFLRTPLGGSFLVYESFLYRREKAAGEKVYWTCRDQARMGCRSRAITQGQRVTVMRGHCHPPDLGGLEALRQQEKHPGAAQRGSPGGPEFLRTPLGGSFLVYESFLYRREKAAGEKVYWTCRDQARMGCRSRAITQGQRVMVMRRHCHPPDLGGLEALRQREQIPSPAQREGSGALQPLEFLRTSLGGRFLVYESFLYRKEKAAGEKVYWMCRDQARLGCRSRAITQGQLVTVMRSHCHLPDLAGLEALRQRERLPSVAPQEDPEKVKLLPEVQLCVQPGSPESQQLCW
- the FLYWCH1 gene encoding FLYWCH-type zinc finger-containing protein 1 isoform X3 — translated: MPLPESSEQKGESVKAGQEPSPESPEPGTDVVPAAPTKPEEFSKLVLLTVSTENVDGVDSQPEGGHCVVSLEMSGPDTLARMPQILQVEEQVGAVQPTLQAPEQYRSKPDTAAPKPLEFLRTPFGGRLLVLECFLYKQEKAVGDKVYWKCREHCELGCRGRAITRGPRATVMRGHCHPPDEEGLEARRRRQKLPSPSLPEGLGGPEGPGGGRVEEPLEGVGPWLCPEEPEPAPTLVLSKPAAEEDEGLRALSLLSLPPKKRPTLGIGELRPPLEFLRTCYGGSFLVHQSFLYKREKAVGDKVYWTCRDHALHSCRSRAITQGQRVTVMRGHCHPPDMEGLEARRQQEKAMETLQARPGGPGGQADQLPQGVDSLLCRRGPGTLNLSRTRPRKRPKVLPAQPPALPGSPAEDQDKDLGGPEFLRTPLGGSFLVYESFLYRREKAAGEKVYWTCRDQARMGCRSRAITQGQRVTVMRGHCHPPDLGGLEALRQQEKHPGAAQRGSPGGPEFLRTPLGGSFLVYESFLYRREKAAGEKVYWTCRDQARMGCRSRAITQGQRVMVMRRHCHPPDLGGLEALRQREQIPSPAQREGSGALQPLEFLRTSLGGRFLVYESFLYRKEKAAGEKVYWMCRDQARLGCRSRAITQGQLVTVMRSHCHLPDLAGLEALRQRERLPSVAPQEDPEKVKLLPEVQLCVQPGSPESQQLCG